In Deltaproteobacteria bacterium, a genomic segment contains:
- a CDS encoding LysR family transcriptional regulator, whose translation MRFTLRQLEVFLAIARAGSVSRAGDELAMSQSAVSGALADLERQFDVRLFDRIGKRLRLSDVGRALRARAEGLWDEARELETALVRHADGACLRVGATLTIGNYVAVPLMARFMREKAGSLVRLDLANTEEIARRVANFEIDVGLIEGELVHPELVVTPFRDDELVVFSAPTHPLAKRRVLGDADLVRAAWIVREHGSGTRQTFDRAMTGILPELRITLELPHTEVIKRAVEAGLGLGCVARLALEDAFRAKTLKPRPVPHRDFRRRFYTVLHRQKHVGTELRRWLALLRSDAVVESASAPAPRTDADAAPDDGARR comes from the coding sequence ATGCGCTTCACCCTGCGCCAGCTCGAGGTCTTCCTCGCGATCGCCCGCGCCGGCAGCGTCAGCCGGGCGGGCGACGAGCTCGCGATGTCGCAGTCGGCCGTGAGCGGCGCGCTCGCCGACCTGGAGCGTCAATTCGACGTCCGGCTCTTCGACCGGATCGGCAAGCGCCTCCGCCTGAGCGACGTCGGCCGCGCGCTCCGCGCCCGCGCCGAGGGCCTCTGGGACGAGGCGCGCGAGCTCGAGACCGCGCTCGTCCGCCACGCCGACGGCGCGTGCCTGCGCGTCGGCGCCACCCTCACCATCGGGAACTACGTGGCGGTCCCGCTCATGGCGCGCTTCATGCGCGAGAAGGCCGGATCGCTCGTCCGGCTCGACCTCGCCAACACCGAGGAGATCGCCCGCCGCGTAGCGAACTTCGAGATCGACGTCGGCCTGATCGAGGGCGAACTCGTCCATCCGGAGCTGGTGGTCACGCCGTTCCGCGACGACGAGCTGGTCGTCTTCTCCGCCCCGACCCATCCGCTCGCGAAGAGGCGCGTCCTCGGCGACGCCGACCTCGTACGCGCGGCCTGGATCGTCCGCGAGCACGGCTCCGGCACGCGGCAGACCTTCGATCGCGCCATGACCGGCATCCTCCCCGAGCTCCGCATCACCCTCGAGCTGCCGCACACCGAGGTCATCAAGCGGGCCGTCGAAGCCGGGCTCGGACTCGGCTGCGTGGCGCGGCTCGCGCTCGAGGACGCCTTCCGCGCGAAGACGTTGAAGCCGCGCCCGGTCCCGCATCGTGACTTCCGGCGCCGCTTCTACACCGTCCTCCACCGCCAGAAGCACGTCGGCACCGAGCTCCGGCGGTGGCTCGCCCTCCTGCGCTCGGACGCCGTCGTCGAGAGCGCGAGCGCCCCCGCCCCACGGACCGACGCCGACGCGGCGCCGGACGACGGCGCGCGTCGCTAG
- a CDS encoding HAD-IA family hydrolase, translating into MAFRHVVLDLDGTLVDTKDDLAAGVNVALGALGLPPEDPRTLLGYVGNGARVLLERALGAAHGDRVEAGLDIFMPWYREHLLDHADVYPGLRAVLERLAGEGAVFSVLTNKPADMSAKILAGLDLEALCPRLIGGDTLPVRKPDPTGLRQLVEAVGVAPAATLMVGDSAVDVATGRNAAIATCAVLWGFNGAAVRGAGADVEIATPAELAAVCRAGLRA; encoded by the coding sequence TTGGCGTTCCGCCACGTCGTCCTCGATCTCGACGGCACGCTCGTCGACACCAAGGACGACCTGGCGGCGGGGGTGAACGTGGCGCTCGGCGCGCTCGGGCTCCCGCCCGAGGACCCGCGGACGCTCCTCGGCTACGTCGGTAACGGGGCACGCGTGCTGCTCGAGCGCGCGCTTGGCGCGGCGCACGGCGACCGCGTCGAAGCGGGCCTCGATATCTTCATGCCGTGGTACCGCGAGCACCTCCTCGATCACGCCGACGTCTACCCGGGGCTCCGCGCCGTGCTCGAACGGTTGGCTGGGGAGGGAGCGGTCTTTTCGGTGCTCACGAACAAGCCGGCCGACATGAGCGCGAAGATCCTGGCCGGGCTCGATCTCGAGGCGCTCTGCCCGCGGCTGATCGGTGGCGACACGCTGCCGGTCCGCAAGCCCGATCCCACGGGCCTCCGGCAGCTCGTCGAGGCGGTCGGCGTGGCGCCGGCGGCGACCCTCATGGTCGGCGACTCCGCCGTCGACGTCGCGACCGGGCGGAACGCCGCGATCGCCACCTGCGCGGTGTTGTGGGGCTTCAACGGCGCGGCGGTTCGCGGTGCCGGCGCCGACGTCGAGATCGCGACCCCCGCGGAGCTCGCCGCCGTCTGCCGCGCCGGCCTCCGCGCCTAG
- a CDS encoding iron-sulfur cluster assembly accessory protein, giving the protein MSETTTFEPIVLTEHAVQKVRAAMQKEGAGPGKALRLGVVGGGCSGFSYTMGFDEPKDDDAIFTFEDVRVVIDPASREYLDGTIIDYVTGLHGSGFKFENPKATRTCGCGSSFSA; this is encoded by the coding sequence ATGAGCGAAACGACCACGTTCGAGCCGATCGTCCTGACCGAGCACGCCGTCCAGAAGGTGCGCGCCGCCATGCAGAAGGAAGGCGCGGGCCCCGGGAAGGCGCTCCGGCTCGGCGTCGTGGGAGGGGGCTGCTCCGGCTTCTCCTACACGATGGGCTTCGACGAACCGAAGGACGACGACGCGATCTTCACCTTCGAGGATGTGCGGGTGGTGATCGATCCGGCGTCTCGCGAGTACCTGGACGGCACCATCATCGACTACGTGACCGGGCTGCACGGCTCGGGGTTCAAGTTCGAGAACCCGAAGGCGACGCGGACCTGCGGTTGCGGGTCGTCCTTCTCGGCCTGA
- a CDS encoding sigma-54-dependent Fis family transcriptional regulator: protein MDARDGEQTVAEDEVRDEADAVTGFAGIIGRHPRMQAIFEVIRRVAPTGVTVLITGESGTGKELVAQAIHSQSRRHAQRLVPVHCGAIPEDLLESEMFGHERGAFTGAVTSRVGRFKLADGGTIFLDEVGDMSTKLQVKLLRVLENGQFEAVGGVSTQQVDVRVVAATNRNLEEAVADRQFREDLYYRLRVVPIEVPPLRARREDIPLLVDWFLNQLHTAKGLPRFEVSPEAMEVLAAYQWPGNVRELKNLLEQLVVLGPTDGVIRPEHLPPKLHGRMAGDGATSGWTPPPWDFDGRGIDFYREMESIEDRIIARALDISRGNKKEAARLLQLNRTTLLEKLKRKRESRANLTLGEGGERLGPIPMAAEAQVPPVGDFLGLAGGQALRA from the coding sequence ATGGACGCACGGGACGGGGAGCAGACGGTGGCGGAGGACGAAGTGCGAGACGAAGCCGACGCGGTGACCGGGTTCGCCGGCATCATCGGCAGGCATCCACGGATGCAGGCGATCTTCGAGGTGATTCGGCGCGTGGCGCCGACCGGAGTGACCGTGCTCATCACCGGCGAGAGTGGGACCGGCAAGGAGCTCGTCGCGCAGGCGATCCACTCGCAGAGCCGCCGCCACGCGCAGCGCCTCGTCCCCGTGCACTGCGGCGCGATCCCCGAGGACCTCCTCGAGAGCGAGATGTTCGGCCACGAGCGCGGCGCCTTCACGGGCGCGGTGACTTCGCGGGTCGGACGCTTCAAGCTCGCCGACGGCGGGACCATCTTCCTCGACGAGGTCGGCGACATGAGCACGAAGCTGCAGGTCAAGCTCCTGCGCGTCCTCGAGAACGGCCAGTTCGAGGCGGTCGGCGGCGTGAGCACCCAGCAGGTCGACGTGCGGGTCGTCGCGGCGACGAACCGGAACCTCGAGGAGGCGGTCGCGGACCGACAGTTCCGCGAGGACCTCTACTATCGCCTGCGCGTCGTGCCGATCGAGGTGCCGCCGCTGCGCGCGCGGCGCGAGGACATTCCGCTCCTCGTCGACTGGTTCCTGAACCAGCTCCACACGGCGAAGGGTCTGCCACGCTTCGAGGTCTCGCCGGAGGCGATGGAGGTGCTCGCGGCCTACCAGTGGCCCGGCAACGTGCGCGAGCTCAAGAACCTGCTCGAGCAGCTCGTGGTCCTCGGGCCGACCGACGGCGTCATCCGCCCGGAGCATCTGCCGCCGAAGCTCCACGGCCGCATGGCGGGCGACGGCGCGACGAGCGGCTGGACGCCGCCGCCCTGGGACTTCGACGGTCGCGGCATCGACTTCTACCGCGAGATGGAGTCGATCGAGGACCGCATCATCGCCCGCGCGCTCGACATCAGCCGCGGCAACAAGAAGGAGGCGGCGCGGCTGCTGCAGCTGAACCGCACGACGCTTCTCGAGAAGCTGAAGCGCAAGCGCGAGTCGCGGGCCAATCTCACGCTCGGCGAGGGCGGCGAGCGTCTCGGGCCCATCCCGATGGCGGCGGAGGCGCAGGTGCCGCCGGTCGGCGACTTCCTGGGGCTGGCGGGGGGGCAGGCGCTTCGCGCCTGA